The following nucleotide sequence is from Acinetobacter equi.
TTTCACGTGCTTTACGTGCTGCATCACGCGCACGTGCTGCATCAATAATTTTTCCTGCAATTGATTTAGCAGCTTGAGGATTCTCTAACAAATATTCAGAGAATGCTTTATTCATTGCTTGCTCAACAGCAGGTTTTACTTCACTTGAAACCAATTTTTCTTTCGTTTGCGAAGAGAATTTTGGATCAGGTACTTTTACTGAAACAATTGCAGTTAAACCTTCACGAGCATCATCACCAGAAACAACGACCTTTTCTTTTTTCAGAATATTTTCGCTATCCATGTAGTTATTTAAACCACGTGTTAATGCCGCACGGAAACCTGCTAAATGAGAACCACCATCTTTTTGTGGAATATTATTTGTAAAACAACGTACATTTTCTTGATATGTATCATTCCATTGCAAAGCAACTTCAACACCAATGCCATTATCAGATTGTGTAGTAAAATGAAAAATATCATTTAAATGTGTTTTACCTTGGTTTATATATTTAACAAACTCAGATAAGCCACCTTCGTAATCAAATACATGCTCTAAGTTCACGCGCTCATCACGAAGAACAATTCGAACACCTGCATTTAAAAACGATAATTCGCGTAAACGACGCGCTAAAATATCGACATTAAAAATCGTTTGGCTAAATGTTTCTGCACTTGGCCAAAAACGAACAGTCGTACCTGTTGTAGTTGTATCACCCACAACTTTTAATGAGTATTGTGGATCACCATGACGATATTCTTGTTGATGAACGTGTCCAGCACGCTGAATTGTCAATTCAAGTTTTTCAGATAAAGCATTTACAACTGAAACACCTACACCATGTAAACCACCAGACACTTTATAACTATTGTCATCGAATTTACCGCCAGCATGTAAAATTGTTAAAATTACTTCTGCTGCAGATACGCCTTCTTCAGGATGAATATCTGTTGGAATACCACGGCCATTATCTGAAACACTCACAGACTCATCTTCATGAATGGTCACTAGAATTTCATCGCAGTGGCCAGCTAAAGCTTCATCAATGGCGTTATCTACAACCTCAAACACCATATGATGTAGGCCTGTACCATCATCGGTATCACCAATATACATCCCTGGGCGTTTACGAACTGCATCTAGGCCACGTAATACTTTGATGCTAGAGGAATCATAAGCCTTTTCATTGGTTTGTTCTGTTTGAGAGGCAGATTGATCTTCTGAACTCATGGTTTCTCCCTAGTGAAAAATAGGTCTATCCAGTAATGGTAAATCATTGTGGAATAACTCGAACTTGACCAGACTCAACATTAAATAATTGGTAAGTAATAGATAAATCATGTAAGTGATTTTTTACTGATTCGTACTCTAAAGTGGTAATAAAAACCTGACTACCAAGTTGGCTTAATCGCTCAATTAAACGTTGTTGTGCGGTTAAATCTAATTCTGCTGTAAGATCATCTAATAATACCACAGTTTCCTTATTACAAGCATGTAGCATCGCAATCTGCGAAAGCTTTAATGCCATGATAAGTAATTTTTTTTGCCCTCTTGAGAGAATAACATCAGCATCTCCGATAGGTGTTTTTAAACGTATATCTGCACGATGTGGACCATACTCAGTATAACCACGCTCTAGGTCTTTATAATGGTAATTTGTCAAATCATTCAACAATCCAGTATCACTGTGATAACCTGCCAAATACTCCATTTCTATGTCTAAATTGGGCAATAAAGCTTTTAAATCTTCAATAAAAAAAGCCTTCCACCGATCAACAACAATAGATCTTAATGAATGTAATATTTCACCATAATCACTAAGCATTTTGTTCCACGGTTCTAAATCTGAAAGTGATAAATGTCTGTTTGATTTTAATAGGCTATTTCTTTGTTTTAGTGCACGTGCATAAAATTGCCATGTTGAATAAAACTCAGGTTCCACGTGAAACATTAACCAATCTAACATTTGTCTTCTTGGTTTAGCCCCATAATCAATAATATCTGTACTTTGTGGTTCTAAATGTTGTAAAGGTAAAATTTTTGCTAATTGCCCTTGTGTTGCAACAGAATCACCATTTACCTTAATTAATTGCTCACCTGAAATATGCTTCTTCATGCCTATTTTTTCAGAATTAGATTGAGCAAAAACAATCGCATCTTGAGTATTATTTTGAATATAATTTTTAGGAATATGTGTTCGAAATGAACGACCAGTTGCCAACAAATGTATTGCTTCTAAAATCGATGTTTTTCCAGAACCATTTTCACCGTAAAAGACATTAAACGGTTGCAATCCTAAGAGTGCAACCGCTTTTAAATTACGAACACGTTCTATATTTAAACGCGTAATATGCATAACTTAATCTTGTACAATTAAACACGCATTGGCATAACAACATAAATTTGATCTGGATGCGCTGGATCTTGAACTAAAACAGACTGATTTGCTTCCGTCATTGTTATTGAAACATCATCACCATCTAATACATTCAGTACTTCTAATAAGTATTGTGCATTAAATGACATTTCCAATGGGGTATCTGCATACTGAATTGCTAAATCTTCAATTGCTTCATCTTGCTCAGGGTTGTTTGCACGTAACTGTAATGAATCTGCATTAAAATTCAAGAAAACACCGCGTAACTTTTCATTACTTAAAATCGCAACTCGCTGTAAAGATTGCTTAAAAACATCATGTGCAATCATGACATTCTTATCACCACCACGTGGAATTACACGACGGTAGTCTGGGAATTTCCCATCAATTAATTTCGTTGTAAAACGAACTTTAATATCGCCTTGTTCTTTATCACGACTTGGAATAAGAATCGTCACATTAAGTAATTCACGACCAATTAATAAAGCCAATTGCTCATCTTCAACACTTAAAAGTCGTTGCAACTCACCAACCGCTTTACGTGGAACAATTGCTTGTACAGCTTGGGTTGCTGTAGATGTTGCAGCTGTTTCACACATCGCTAAACGATGCCCATCAGTTGTTACTGCTCGTAATTGTTCTTGATCAATTTCAAGTAATGTTCCTGTTAAATAGAAACGAACATCTTGAACAGCCATAGCAAATGACGTTTTTTCAAATAAACGCTTTAATTCACGCTGTGTAACAGAAACTTGTGTACCTAATGTATTTTCAGTTGTTAATAATGGATAGTCTTCCGCAGGTAGAGTACCTAACACAAACCTACTATTACCAGATTTTAAAATACAACGTTGATCTTCAGTGATCTGTAAATCAACCAAGGCAGCAGATGGTAGAGATTTACAAATATCAACTAATTTACGTGCAGGAACAGTAATCTCACCTGCTTGTAAACATGCACCTTCAGTTAAAGCTGTACTTGCAACAAGTTCAACTTCTAAGTCAGAACCTGTAATTGTTAATGATTCTGTTGTTACACGAATTTTAACATTAGAAAGAATATTTAAAGTGTGGCGACGTTCTACCGCTCCTACAACATGTGACAATACATTAAGTAAGCTTTCTTTAGCGATTTTTAAACGCACGGTACATTCCTCTAACAACTGAAGATAATATGGAAATAAAAATTAATTTTTTAGCAGTGTACTATGAGGCAGAAAATGCTACATTGCAAGAA
It contains:
- the recF gene encoding DNA replication/repair protein RecF (All proteins in this family for which functions are known are DNA-binding proteins that assist the filamentation of RecA onto DNA for the initiation of recombination or recombinational repair.), which encodes MHITRLNIERVRNLKAVALLGLQPFNVFYGENGSGKTSILEAIHLLATGRSFRTHIPKNYIQNNTQDAIVFAQSNSEKIGMKKHISGEQLIKVNGDSVATQGQLAKILPLQHLEPQSTDIIDYGAKPRRQMLDWLMFHVEPEFYSTWQFYARALKQRNSLLKSNRHLSLSDLEPWNKMLSDYGEILHSLRSIVVDRWKAFFIEDLKALLPNLDIEMEYLAGYHSDTGLLNDLTNYHYKDLERGYTEYGPHRADIRLKTPIGDADVILSRGQKKLLIMALKLSQIAMLHACNKETVVLLDDLTAELDLTAQQRLIERLSQLGSQVFITTLEYESVKNHLHDLSITYQLFNVESGQVRVIPQ
- the dnaN gene encoding DNA polymerase III subunit beta, translated to MRLKIAKESLLNVLSHVVGAVERRHTLNILSNVKIRVTTESLTITGSDLEVELVASTALTEGACLQAGEITVPARKLVDICKSLPSAALVDLQITEDQRCILKSGNSRFVLGTLPAEDYPLLTTENTLGTQVSVTQRELKRLFEKTSFAMAVQDVRFYLTGTLLEIDQEQLRAVTTDGHRLAMCETAATSTATQAVQAIVPRKAVGELQRLLSVEDEQLALLIGRELLNVTILIPSRDKEQGDIKVRFTTKLIDGKFPDYRRVIPRGGDKNVMIAHDVFKQSLQRVAILSNEKLRGVFLNFNADSLQLRANNPEQDEAIEDLAIQYADTPLEMSFNAQYLLEVLNVLDGDDVSITMTEANQSVLVQDPAHPDQIYVVMPMRV